One genomic window of Methanosalsum zhilinae DSM 4017 includes the following:
- a CDS encoding metal ABC transporter ATP-binding protein: MKEVVLEVTDLDVSRSNTKVVEGATFSIYRGDYVGIIGPNGGGKTTLLLSILGEISSEKGNIKLFGQPSHKFTQWEKVAYIPQNAIDFDHYFPLSVKELVSLGRVRRSNLFRRLNPMDWKKVDEAMDFMGISDLADRRIGQLSGGQKQRAFVAKALVRDPEILFLDEPISGMDFETQEKFYKMLSNLNRQKNMTILVVSHDLTAVFCRMSRVICVNHMVYDSLIEPGTDPNEILQKAYGEHFHFVFHSHTCQGDFNGV; the protein is encoded by the coding sequence GAAGTGGTGCTTGAAGTTACGGATCTGGATGTTTCTAGAAGCAACACCAAAGTGGTTGAAGGTGCTACCTTTTCAATTTACAGGGGTGACTATGTAGGCATCATTGGGCCCAATGGCGGGGGAAAAACAACCTTACTGCTAAGTATACTTGGAGAAATATCCAGTGAAAAGGGAAACATTAAACTCTTTGGTCAGCCCAGTCATAAATTTACACAATGGGAGAAAGTAGCTTATATCCCACAGAATGCCATAGATTTTGATCATTATTTTCCGCTGAGTGTGAAAGAGCTTGTTTCACTTGGAAGGGTCAGACGTTCAAACCTTTTTCGCAGATTGAACCCAATGGACTGGAAAAAGGTCGATGAAGCAATGGATTTTATGGGTATATCAGATCTTGCTGATCGAAGGATCGGGCAGCTTTCAGGAGGCCAGAAACAGAGAGCCTTTGTGGCCAAAGCACTGGTGCGCGATCCTGAAATCCTTTTTTTGGACGAGCCCATATCCGGAATGGATTTTGAAACTCAGGAAAAGTTCTATAAAATGCTGAGTAATCTTAACCGGCAAAAAAACATGACAATTCTTGTAGTATCGCATGATTTAACTGCGGTTTTCTGCCGAATGTCAAGGGTCATATGCGTCAATCACATGGTCTACGATTCACTCATAGAACCTGGTACAGATCCTAACGAAATACTGCAAAAGGCATATGGTGAACACTTCCACTTTGTATTCCATTCCCACACATGCCAGGGTGATTTCAATGGTGTTTGA